In one Oryzias latipes chromosome 13, ASM223467v1 genomic region, the following are encoded:
- the LOC105355490 gene encoding uncharacterized protein LOC105355490 isoform X3 produces MPLEPHEGSSLSLLWMDEGSASTRRYVELPCWSWGCATSCLPKHPSIKSEHVSRQMGFSDDSPEDCPHHAKEGAAHARSDFNPLKSTSVVDSGKQSSFANSAETTLDDAVELQEKEMEQSVFGLFFSLDPSCVPPSLHLSSSCLTVSHHGDSPLQSRTRLGQVCSDVVIARGQYYWEVDVCNSSIYRLGVCSLDGCSGWWLQRNGVCFSAVYDGCDEPVHSVPPGIKTIGVFFNLGGGILSFHNPYYYPIMLHVPPLYVPL; encoded by the exons ATGCCTTTGGAACCACATGAGGGGTCCTCTTTGTCTCTTCTCTGGATGGACGAGGGTTCTGCATCAACAAG ACGCTATGTGGAGCTGCCGTGCTGGAGCTGGGGATGTGCCACTTCCTGTCTTCCTAAACATCCTTCCATAAAGTCTGAGCATGTCAGCAGACAGATGGGCTTCTCAGATGACTCACCTGAAGATTGCCCTCACCATGCAAAG GAAGGTGCAGCCCACGCCCGCTCCGATT tcAATCCGTTAAAATCCACATCTGTGGTGGATTCTGGAAAACAGTCCTCATTTGCCAATTCCGCGGAGACGACACTAGATGACGCTGTAGAGCTGCAGGAGAAGGAAATGGAGCAGTCCGTCTTTG GCctgtttttctctttggacCCTTCATGTGtgcctccatccctccacctCTCCAGTTCCTGCCTCACAGTGAGCCACCATGGAGACAGTCCTCTGCAGAGCCGCACGCGCCTCGGCCAGGTGTGCTCTGATGTTGTGATCGCACGCGGACAGTACTACTGGGAGGTGGACGTGTGCAACAGCTCCATCTACCGGCTCG GGGTCTGCTCATTGGATGGTTGTAGCGGCTGGTGGCTGCAAAGGAATGGCGTGTGTTTCTCTGCGGTGTATGATGGATGTGACGAGCCAGTTCATTCTGTCCCACCAGGGATCAAAACCATAGGAGTCTTCTTCAACCTGGGAGGGGGAATCCTGAGCTTCCATAACCCCTATTATTACCCCATCATGTTACATGTGCCCCCTCTTTATGTGCCCTTATAA
- the LOC105355490 gene encoding uncharacterized protein LOC105355490 isoform X2 — MPLEPHEGSSLSLLWMDEGSASTSRCVAAGGPTGSCCREALLSVCSILCPCCRRYVELPCWSWGCATSCLPKHPSIKSEHVSRQMGFSDDSPEDCPHHAKEGAAHARSDFNPLKSTSVVDSGKQSSFANSAETTLDDAVELQEKEMEQSVFGLFFSLDPSCVPPSLHLSSSCLTVSHHGDSPLQSRTRLGQVCSDVVIARGQYYWEVDVCNSSIYRLGVCSLDGCSGWWLQRNGVCFSAVYDGCDEPVHSVPPGIKTIGVFFNLGGGILSFHNPYYYPIMLHVPPLYVPL; from the exons ATGCCTTTGGAACCACATGAGGGGTCCTCTTTGTCTCTTCTCTGGATGGACGAGGGTTCTGCATCAACAAG CAGGTGTGTGGCAGCTGGAGGACCAACAGGATCGTGCTGCCGTGAAGCTCTGCTCTCTGTCTGCTCCATTCTATGCCCCTGCTGTAGACGCTATGTGGAGCTGCCGTGCTGGAGCTGGGGATGTGCCACTTCCTGTCTTCCTAAACATCCTTCCATAAAGTCTGAGCATGTCAGCAGACAGATGGGCTTCTCAGATGACTCACCTGAAGATTGCCCTCACCATGCAAAG GAAGGTGCAGCCCACGCCCGCTCCGATT tcAATCCGTTAAAATCCACATCTGTGGTGGATTCTGGAAAACAGTCCTCATTTGCCAATTCCGCGGAGACGACACTAGATGACGCTGTAGAGCTGCAGGAGAAGGAAATGGAGCAGTCCGTCTTTG GCctgtttttctctttggacCCTTCATGTGtgcctccatccctccacctCTCCAGTTCCTGCCTCACAGTGAGCCACCATGGAGACAGTCCTCTGCAGAGCCGCACGCGCCTCGGCCAGGTGTGCTCTGATGTTGTGATCGCACGCGGACAGTACTACTGGGAGGTGGACGTGTGCAACAGCTCCATCTACCGGCTCG GGGTCTGCTCATTGGATGGTTGTAGCGGCTGGTGGCTGCAAAGGAATGGCGTGTGTTTCTCTGCGGTGTATGATGGATGTGACGAGCCAGTTCATTCTGTCCCACCAGGGATCAAAACCATAGGAGTCTTCTTCAACCTGGGAGGGGGAATCCTGAGCTTCCATAACCCCTATTATTACCCCATCATGTTACATGTGCCCCCTCTTTATGTGCCCTTATAA
- the LOC105355490 gene encoding uncharacterized protein LOC105355490 isoform X1, with protein sequence MELLQHLPVCPACRQECHTVLILPCSHTMCSRCVAAGGPTGSCCREALLSVCSILCPCCRRYVELPCWSWGCATSCLPKHPSIKSEHVSRQMGFSDDSPEDCPHHAKEGAAHARSDFNPLKSTSVVDSGKQSSFANSAETTLDDAVELQEKEMEQSVFGLFFSLDPSCVPPSLHLSSSCLTVSHHGDSPLQSRTRLGQVCSDVVIARGQYYWEVDVCNSSIYRLGVCSLDGCSGWWLQRNGVCFSAVYDGCDEPVHSVPPGIKTIGVFFNLGGGILSFHNPYYYPIMLHVPPLYVPL encoded by the exons ATGGAACTTTTGCAGCATCTTCCCGTCTGTCCAGCCTGCCGTCAAGAATGCCACACCGTCCTGATATTGCCATGCTCTCACACCATGTGTAGCAGGTGTGTGGCAGCTGGAGGACCAACAGGATCGTGCTGCCGTGAAGCTCTGCTCTCTGTCTGCTCCATTCTATGCCCCTGCTGTAGACGCTATGTGGAGCTGCCGTGCTGGAGCTGGGGATGTGCCACTTCCTGTCTTCCTAAACATCCTTCCATAAAGTCTGAGCATGTCAGCAGACAGATGGGCTTCTCAGATGACTCACCTGAAGATTGCCCTCACCATGCAAAG GAAGGTGCAGCCCACGCCCGCTCCGATT tcAATCCGTTAAAATCCACATCTGTGGTGGATTCTGGAAAACAGTCCTCATTTGCCAATTCCGCGGAGACGACACTAGATGACGCTGTAGAGCTGCAGGAGAAGGAAATGGAGCAGTCCGTCTTTG GCctgtttttctctttggacCCTTCATGTGtgcctccatccctccacctCTCCAGTTCCTGCCTCACAGTGAGCCACCATGGAGACAGTCCTCTGCAGAGCCGCACGCGCCTCGGCCAGGTGTGCTCTGATGTTGTGATCGCACGCGGACAGTACTACTGGGAGGTGGACGTGTGCAACAGCTCCATCTACCGGCTCG GGGTCTGCTCATTGGATGGTTGTAGCGGCTGGTGGCTGCAAAGGAATGGCGTGTGTTTCTCTGCGGTGTATGATGGATGTGACGAGCCAGTTCATTCTGTCCCACCAGGGATCAAAACCATAGGAGTCTTCTTCAACCTGGGAGGGGGAATCCTGAGCTTCCATAACCCCTATTATTACCCCATCATGTTACATGTGCCCCCTCTTTATGTGCCCTTATAA